ACGGTAGTATTGCCGAAAGTTCATGGTCCTCCTCAAAAGTTACGCCCGCAAAGTCCAGGGCACATATACCAGCCGCCAATTGAATATGGGTAGTTCCTCGTGGGGCATCAATGGTTTCAATGGGTACAAATGCGTCAATCGCAACATCCAAGGTGCCCGTTGCCCGATCAAAAGTAGGGGTGTACCCATTAAAAAACACGGTGTTCAGTTTTCCCTTAAGGTTAAAATCAAACCCGGTCAATAAGCTCATGTCGCCATCTTGGACGGTGCGTTTCCCCCTGTCGTTCAACTGATCCGATTTAACGATTGCCATTAATTGTTTAACCAATCGCGAAGTCAGCCTATTGTCACTTGCCTGTCGCAGTAACAAGCGTTCAGCTTTCCGTATCAATTGCCCTCCCTTTCCGGCGGTACCAAATTCCATCCCATTTTCACGGGTACGTTGAAAGGCAGGATCCGTTTCAATGCGTTTTTTGTCAATTCCGCCTTTTTCACGGACCATATATCCGTCTTGCGTTTTGTAAAAGGTATAATCTCCTATTGTACCTTTAAATTTTACAATTCCTTTCTGTTTTGCCATAATAACAAATTTTTAAGTTAAACATAGCACAAACCTACAACGCCAAAACGCCCATCCAATCTCGTAAAACACAGCTTTCACCATTTTGCAGAATGCTGCACATCATTGCGTATATAGCCATAAATCAACACGTTCTGTATATAACTGCAGTACCTAAAATCCCAATCAATGCTGGTCTATTCAATTTTGTAGCGAAGCAAAACAATTTATAAAAGATCTCCACTTTCAGCTGAACTTCCCATTTCCCGAATTAACAATTCCACAATCCAAAAATCCAACAATCCAACAATCCATCCAGAACGTCATTACGAAGAAGCGACCCAAGGAGCGACTGAAGTAATCTCTCGAGGTATGGGCACAATCATTATAACAAGTAGCTACCCAATATTTCAAACAATAACAACTCAATGATCCACAATTCCAAAAATCCACAATTCCAAAAATCCAAAAATCCAAAATCCAATTGCTAATTGTTCATTGAAGTCAACTTTAATCAGGCACCAATACTAAAACGTGCTTCATAGCTATAACTATTTGTTCTTATTAAAGATATTGAAGACTGTTGTCGCAATCAACCCGTTTGTTTGTCGTATTTACACAGTAGACCAGGCACCAATTCCTCGTATCTTTGGAATAGGATAAATTATTGACCGCCATGGATATGTCCCTAAATTTAAAAATGAGACAGATTATAACACCCTAAAGAAATTAGTATGACGGCAAAAGAAGATTTTTTACGCAAATTTAATGAGGCCTATGCGAAAAGTGATACCGATTTTTTGATTGCCCACGTTACCAATGATATTGAATGGACGATTTATGGCGACAAGACAATTTCCGGTATCCAGGATTTTAAAACGGCAGTGGAGAAAATGAAAAGTCAAGCAAAGGTAGTTTTGAAGTTAGATCAGATAATCACCCACGGCAAAACCGCCGCCGTAAATGGAATGATAAAAATGACAGGGAACGGAAAAACTTCCACCTATGCCTTTGCGGATATATATATTTTAAGCGGCTTCAAAAACCCAAAAGTAAAACAAATGAAATCGTATTTAATTAAAATTGGGAACGATGAAAAATAAAGTAAAAACCTTTTGGATAAACCTTCCCGTAAACGATGTGAAAAAGTCAAAGGAATTCTTCAGGAAGCTGGGCTTTTCCGAAACGGAGCGCCAACCCCCAAATAACGAATACGCAGGCTTTTATTTGGATGAAAGGAAAACGGTACTGATGCTTTTTCCGAAGGAACGCTTTGCGCAATTTGCGGGCAACCCCATTTCCGATACCCATAAAGGCACGGAAGTATTTTTAAATATTGATGCTCCCACGCGGGAATATGTGGATGAATTTGCAACAATAGTGAAGGAAGCTGGCGGTACGGTATATGCAGCGCCTACCGGGGTTGATGGATGGATGTATCTAATGGGGTTTATAGACCTGGATGGCCACCGCTGGGGAATGCTTTATATGGATAATTCCAAAATGCCTTCGGAATAGTATATCATATTCTAACCAAACGAAATAAACAAAAAACCCTAAACCATGAAACAACAAATTTTTATAAACCTTCCCGTAAGGGATTTGGACAAATCGAAAGCATTTTATGTGAGCCTAGGATTCACCATAAACCAACAGTTTTCAGATGAAACAGGGGCGTGTGTGGTGATTTCGGATACCATTTTTGTCATGCTGCTTACGCATGATAAGTTCAAACAGTTCACCCCTAAGGAAATTGCCGATGCCCATAAAACCACCGAGGTCCTCAACGCCCTAAGTGTAGCGAGCAAAGAAAGGGTGGATGAACTAATGGAACTGGCTCTCAACAATGGTGGTACCCCAAATGGTCAGACTCAGGAATATGACTTTATGTACGGCCGCGACTTTAACGACCCGGATGGCCATATTTGGGAACTGTTTTATATGGATATGGAGAAATTACCTAAATAATGCCGAGGGCAATATGTTCGGCATCCATTCCATGGAGGAAGAGCAAGGACAATACATTTTTCAATAGCGAAAAGGAAATGGGCAACATTGTTGAAATATTCCAAACAAACATTTCGAACTTTAAGGACGCAGCCAAAATAACATCGACAATCCAAGGACATTTTCCTTTTTACGATACAAATTTTGATTTGGAGGACAGTGATAATATTCTTAGGATAGAAGCTGCTGAGCCTATAGATGCCTCGGGAATTTGTGAGTTACTCTCCAAGGCCGGTTTCAAGGGAACTTTATTGACCTAAACGGCAACAGAAAATTAAGTTCAATTTTTCGTAAGCCAATAGCGTGCACTTTTAAATTAAATGCTCTAGGCTGTAGGCTTTAGGCTTTAAGCTTTAAGCAAGAGTCCAACAATCTAATAATCCAACCATCCAATTAGGCTATAAGCTATAGGCTAAAAGCTGTCTGCTAGAGTCCAACAATTCAACTATTCAATTAAAAGATTCCACAATCCAACAATCCAGCCATCTAATCATCCAAAAATCCAATTGTTAATTGCTAATTGTTAATTGTTCATTGAAAAACCCATTTACAGAAAATCATGAGGAGAAGCAGAATGCTGGCATCAAAAATAGTAATAGATAAAAAATCATCTTTCTATACACGATACTAACTATATGTAAAGAAATTTCGAAAAACCGAACACAAATCAATAACATGTATAGAAAATCTAATTATCTTTACATATAATATGTTGTACCTAAAGTACTAATTATGAACTGGAAACCACAAAACCTTCCATATCCACAAGCGCTGGAAAGTATTAAAATACTAAAGCTTTTACCGGAAGCGCATCGCGCCTTGGCTGAATTAAAAGGAGTGGCACAATCTATACCACGACAAGATATTTTGATTAATACACTTGCCATACAGGAAGCAAAAGATAGTTCAGCAGTGGAAAATATCGTCACCACTCACGACGAAATTTATAAAGCCAGTATGGGTATTGAAAATATTACCTCTAGTAAGGCCAAGGAAGTCCAAAATTATATTGCAGCAATGAAAAAAGGATTTGCCCTTGTGGCAAGTCATAACTTTTTAACACTGAATCATATTAAGGAAATCCAAGGCATATTGGAAAACAATAATGCGGGATTTCGAAAAGTTCCTGGCACAACGTTAAAGAATCAAGATACCAATCAAGTAGTATATACTCCGCCACAGAGCAAGGATGAAATAGATAGGCTTATGCAAAACTTGGAAACCTATATCAATAATCCTGATCTTTTGCCCTTAGACCATTTGATTAAAATGGCGGTATTCCATTTTCAATTTGAAAGCATCCACCCTTTTTATGATGGTAATGGCCGCACGGGGCGGATTTTAAACATATTGTACTTAATACAATATCAATTGTTGGAAATACCCATCCTATATTTAAGTAAATATATTATACAGCATAAGAATGATTATTACCGCTTACTTCAGCAAGTACGCGATGACGGACAATGGGAAGAATATCTTTGTTATATGCTTACCGCCGTAACTGTTACGGCAAAAGATACTTTGCAAAAAGTAAAAAATATAAAAGCCGCAATGGCACAGTATAAAATCATCTTACGGTCCAACTATAAGTTTTATAGCCAAGATCTACTCAATCATTTATTTAAACAGCCTTACACAAAAATAGAATTTTTACAGCACGAATTAAATGTTTCGCGGATTACGGCAGCTAACTATTTGAATCAATTGGCTAAAGATGGCCATCTTACAAAACACAAAATTGGAAGGGCAAATTATTATGTGAATGCTTCTGTTTTAAATGCTTTAAATTAATGATTTTAAAATTTAGATGGGCTTTCTCACTTGTGTTTATAGCCAGGTGTTCTAAGAAAACCACCTATCATAAAGCTTTATAGATTAACTTTTAACGGGAGGTTCTATCAAATATAGGTTTTAGCTGTAAGCTATAGGCTTTAAGCAAGAATCCAACAATCTAATAATCCAACCATCCAACCATCCAATTAGTCTGTAGGCTTTAAGCTGCTGCAATTGCTTAACTAGTTAGTTTGTTCTTTTTTTTTATTAGAAAGGGAGGAAGTCGGGGTTTAGATATTCCTTTTTTGCTTTTTCTGAATTGTATATATCAAGACTGTAATGAAAAGCTATCAGTTCCCGGAAGTTATTTTTTAATCGGGGGAATTTTGTTATAAAGTCCGTAAAACTATCTGTATCTGATTGACACATAAAATGATGTACTGCCTTTATGGCTGCTACTGTTAGCGTTGTGTTGTATTTGTGCTTTGCCCCGGCAAAAGCCACAAACTTTTTTAATTGGCTCTGGATATTCCTTTCGGCCTGGAGAAGGCCGTATTTATCAATGTGGATATAGGCCAAGCGCAAGTGAGCCTCGTGGGTAAAGTGTACGGGATCAAATTGACAGCTACTGAATTTTTTCTCGAACTCGGAGTCCGATAGGGTATAGTGATTTTCCATGGGTGGATATAATTTCTGGCTATTTTTGTTATTCACTTTTGCACGTCTTACATTTTTGGGTTTTGGGTTGTGAAAGATGATGCTAAAGATGGGAATAAATATAAAACAAAAATATTACTGCAATATTCCATCTTTGGAGAACTGGAAAGCACCAATTGAAATATGTGAGTCTGCTCGATTCTTATTCATTAATACTAAAAAACCACACCATTTAACAATTCTCCCCAGATTGTTAGTGGTGTGGTTTAGGTAAGGAATGAACTGGAAAATAATTATGGACTTTAGATTCCTCTTTCCAATAGTGGCTAAACAATTCCTAGATATAAGATATGCTGATTTATTTAATACATAATATCAGAATTCATTCCTTGTTTTTTAAATTGGATAGGCTTCGACTTTCTGATTCATTGTCATTTTTTACTTTGATATAAGCCCATATAGCACAGATGGGATTGGTTATTAATAGTCCAAATCCAAATGTGAATAAAAAAGTAAGCCCTGTAATAACAAACATTATAACGGCGCCAGTAAGTGTGGCATAAAGCATTCCTAACGGTCCGAAAAAGAAAGCTAGGATAGCCGCTGTACCAGGACTTTTCTGGGTTTTAACTATGATGGTTTGATTTTCCATAATATGTTGCTTTAAATTATTGCTTTATATAAATACCGGTATTGGTCTCATTAAAAAACATTGTCATTGTTATTCCTGAAACGGAGAAGGGAAAAGTTTCTCCAAATTCCTCAATGGTCCCATCTTTACCATCAAATGTATAGGTGCCCTCAACTGGTCTACTATCACCCGGTTCATAAAATGAGTATTCTGAATTATTAATAAAAGTGTAAGTTCCATCATCACTTCTTTCACCTTTCCATACTGTATTGGCTAGAGAATTTGAACCTATATCATTGTCATCATCTTTTTTACAGGAGGTTTGTAAAAGCATTGCAATACTGATCGTTAAGATTAAAAATGTTGTTTTCATATTAGTAATGGATTATATTAATGTTAAAAATTATTTATTTTGAAAGAAGGAAATGAGGAATTATCCTAAAATTCCAATTGTAGTTCAGTCATTTTATTCCTTATTATTTAAACTAAAACAAACTTTTATAAATTATGGTCTGAGGTTTACTGTTATAATAGGCCTTTGCTATATCGGCCAATGTTTTAAGACGATCTCTTTCCATATTTTGGTTGTCCTGCCGTCTTTCTTTTGCTTCCTTAAGGCGTTCTTTTTCTGCAGCATCAATTTTATTTTCTACAGAGGAGATTAAGGTGACTGCCTCATTATAACAATTGGATTGGGGATTAATGTTGCTTAATATTGATAGAGCAGTGTTATAATCCTTTTTTGCTAGACTGGCTTTAACTTGTGTTATATTAGAGGTACACTCATTATTGATGTAGCCATTGTACGCAATAACTTGTTTTTCCTGAATATTTTTATAGCAGCCACTCACTTCTTTTGGAATAGAATACAACAGACCAATAGCTTTTTGATATTGCTGCATTTTTATTGCTGTATCCACATCATCCAGTATTCTTGGACAATTGAGCGTATAGAACTTAATAATGTTATTTTTTACTTCATCCATAAAAGCATTTATCTCCCGATTGCCTGTACTAATTTTTGAAATGCTTTTGGTAATCGCCTTAGCTTTGCTATAGCCATCTCCTTTTATACTTTCGTTATAGGAGCCAAAGATTTTTCCTGAATTTATTTCTTTTACAAAAAGGTTAAATTCCGCTTCAATTACATGGATGTCTTTCATACCTTCTACTTCACTATGCTCATATATTTCATAAGTAGGATAGATTACGAAATTATTGGTATAGCCTTCGCCCGATACGCCATAATTGTTAACGAGATGCTGGATTTTGCTTTCAAGTTTGCGGATGTCAGTTTGGGAAAGCATTTCGGAATTATCTGGCAATACTAAAGATAGTGAAATAGTATTTGGGGCTTCGCCAGTATATTCCTGTTGAGAGTAACTTTTGAATATTGATAATAATAAAATCAATGTGGAAATTATTTTCATACTATTGGTTTTTACTGAATTGTTATTAAAATTATTCCAGAACGTGGGTTTTCAGCTTTTACAGGAACATTTATACTTCTAAAAAATTCTTTTATTTTACGCTCTACTTGAGCGGCCTTATTGTTGCGACCAGTTTGGGGATCGCGGATAGGATATTTATAGGAGTCAACCATTATCTGATTTTCTGTAGATGTATAGCTCACATAATTTTTATAGGAGCTTTCCTCCAGCCAGTCCTGAATTACATACTTTAGCTCATCATTTTTGGCTGGCACTATGCTTTCCATGGTGAAATTTGAATTTGGCGAAATATCGATTTCCAGTTTTAGGGTCTGGCCATTCTCCACTATTTGACCAAATTTTTCATTTAAGGTCACCAAAAAGGGTTCTAGACAATTTTTAATAGCTATTTGTGAAAGTGAAGTAAAATCATTCGTGACTCTCAACTGTGAATCACAATTGACAGTTGCCAAGGCATCACCATTATCTGTGGCATTACCCGCCAAAATTATTGTCATTCTATTTCCTGAACTTGATTTATAAAGAATCAAATCAACTTCTACCATAATGTCGGTACCCGCCATTTGGTATAATTTTTCTTTTAGGCCTGTTTTGTTATCATCTTTTGCAGCCTCATCCCGCTCCATTGACTTTAACAATGTGCTAAAGTCTTTGGTGGTATATCCTCGTTGATCAAAAGCATTTTTAACTTCTGAAATCGCAATGCGCAGTTCATCCTTTGTTTTTATCTCTTCACTGTATGAAAGATCTCCTTTTAATAAAGGCACAACCATAACACTGGGTTGTACTGTATTCACTTGGGAATGTGCAGTAAGGGTTAGTAAAATTGAGATTACAAAAAAGAAGTTGTTTTTTAAATTCATAATTATCTTGTTAAAGTCCAAATTTTCGGATTATTCCATTTTCTTCAAGGTTTTTCTTTAAGCTCTTGGTGTTGATTTTAAGATCCATGGTTAAATGTACCTCCCCTTTTATTTTTTGTTTTGGAGTGGATTGAAATGAAGAGAGAATAAACGTTTGCATTCGCTTATTGAAGAATTCATTGAAATAGGTTGCATTTTTTTGCAATTGTTCTTTTTCATCAATTCCCACCAAGGGCTTACTGTAATTAGAGCTGGAGATACCGCGGAAGAAAAGATTTTCAAAGGCTAGTCGTTCTGCTTGGTATTTTGCTTGAGCTTCATCTTTACCTATACCTGAACTGCGCACTGAAATTGTTTCCATTCCTTCGGACGACAGGTAGGCTACTTTGCCCGACGTGAAATTATAATCTGTCTTAGAACCTCCACAGCCTAAAAATAGTTGTAGCATGAAAGTTGCTATGATAAGACTTAAAAGCTTCTTCATATTTAAATTTTTGATTTGCACAATAGTTTGGCATTACTTTGAAATTTTTCCAATATAGCTTCCCCGCCTTTTGAGACTTTAGCGGAGGATATTTCAGCTCCTTGCACATCTATGACTTTAAGTTCGCCTATTTCAACTTCACGCTTAATACTTTTACCGCCTGCATCATAAGTAGTAATTTCAATTACACTATACTTATCGTTTTTTTGGGTACCAGTTTGGGTGCCAACATTTAATAAAACTTCCTTTGCTTCCTCCTTTTTTGTTTCCACGATTTCCAAGATTTGAGTATGTATAGGGAAATAATTTTCAATGAATGCATCGATATATTTTTGCATTCTTATTAGGGAGTTGTCAAATGCCTTTGCGGGTGTGCTATTCGCCCCTAATGAACTTTTAAGAACACTATTAAGAAAACTGTCTTCTGGCTTTAAGGTAGCGGAATAGATAACTTGTCCTGTTTCCACATCCAATACATCTAAACTGAAGGAGATATTGCAGTCATAATAAAAACTACTTTCTGTAGCGTGTTTTGTGTAATTCACATAAATAACCCTTCCTGTTACTAACTGTTCGGCTCCCTTTGCATTGGCTTGGGCCACAATATCACTGTTTAGAAAATTTTCCGTTTTTTGAAGTTCTTTTTCAGAATTTATTTTCTCGAAATTTTTTCTATCCACAATTTCAAAGCGGTTAGTAGCAATAAAGGCCTGTTTCACCTTTTCATAAATGGCATCGGATTCGGCTGGAAAGGATGCAACTTTTTCAAAAGGGAGTAAGGCTACCGTGGTTTTTTGTGACCAACTTTTTAAAGCCATCACAAAAAATAAAATGAGGAGTAATTTTATTTTCATAACTATAAATTAAAATTGATTTGGATTTTAGAATTATTGGTGTTTTTTAGCTTATGAGTGATTTTCTCCACTCCTAAAATTTATAGGACGCACCAATTTTTAGAATGGCAATCCCGTAGCCCAATTCAGCATTGGCGGCAAATTGATCTGTGAAAAAGTAGCGCCCGCCCACGTGCGCTCCAGCCAAAATTCCTGAACTTCGGCCATCCAATTCGTCTATAATGTCATCATCAATTTCATCATCATCATATTTAAGAGTAAGACCGACGTAACCTAACCGGACTCCCGCGTAAACGTCAAACTTTTCCTGATTTACAAAGTGGTAATTACCCACAGTGCCAATATTGAAGTAATTATAATTGATAGTTTCATAATCATTCTGGCCAAGCCTGTATTCATATTCACTTTTAGTCCCACCAATAAATCCTCCAATAGAAAGATTTTCCATTATAAAATATTCGCCAGAAAGTTCGATAGGAGGAATTTTAGTAGCATATCCACTTCCCGAGGCATAATAACCTCCAACACCAATCCCAAAGTTGGCGACCATATCGCCTTTTTCAAATTGAGCGGAAACTAATGTTATGCAAAACAATGCACTAAAAAGAGATAGTTTGTTTATAAAACCCATAATGTTTCAGTTTTAACGTTAACAATACCGCTAAAATGAGCATTAAGACGACTTTAAGAAACTAAAAATGAAAATGTGCCCGATACCAATGAAAATTGGCTTTTATCTAGATTTTTGATAAAGTAGCTCTGATCGCTTCGCAACTTTGGACTTGTAGGGCTAGGATTAAAGAGGATTATGCTGTTGCCCTTAAAATTCTAAAAGCGCATTGCAAATGCCAGAGTAAATAGGCACGCTTTACAAAAGCGCGCGAGTAGAATAGTGAATACGGCTATTATCTGAATTTTTGATAAAGTAGCTCGAACCGCTTTTCAACTTCCGGCTTGTATGTTTTGGAGATATGGCAGATGTGTTCCCCGATTTTAAGGCGGCTACCGTTGATGCGGCCCTGAAGGACAGGATGGGAGAGGTTTACGATCTCGCTTTCGTTGATTCGGATAAAGGATACAGGCAATTTACTTGCTAGTTCGGCAAGCGAGGCGGGTAAATAATAAGACTCTTTCTCCCAGGTTTCCAAACGGGTGTAGTTGGTACGGAGTTTTATATAGCAGGGCCGGTTCTTCAACTTCGTTTTAGATTCGTTCAGTTTTGTGGAATTGGTGGTAATGAGGGCTATGTTGGAATAGGGCAGGGGGACTTGGGATATTTGATTGGTGCCCTGCTCTTTGATATTTTCAATATAATCGGTGAAACATAAAAGCCCCTCCTTTGTGGGCAGGGACTTTTCATTTTTATTTCTGTGAAGGGCGGTCTGAATAGCGCGAACTACTTGCTGGGTATCCAAATGGGGTTTTGTCTTTACCAAGAAGTTATCGTGCTTGGTTTTTAAGCCCTCAAAAAAGGTTTCATTGTCATCGTAATCGGTTACATAAATAAAGGGAATATTATAGGATGTAGAAAGTATCTTGCCCAAATCGATACCCGTTTGTTCCCCTTCCAGATCGATGTCCAGCAAGGCAATATCCGGAATTTTATTCTGTATCCGTTCCAAAGCTTTTTCCACGCTGGGGGTAAAGCCATCTACACTGTAATTTTCTTCCGAGAGGGCCATGGATAGTCGTTTGTATAAAATGGCTTTATCCTCTACTATTAAAATGTGGGCTTTTGGTTTCATTTTTTTGGCTTTAGGCTGTAAGCTGTATGCTATAGGCTTGGTTATTTTATTATTTTATTTAGACATGAGGCTGTAAGACTTAGGACCTAAGACTATAAATATTTTTTAAATCTCATTACTCATTACTCATTACTCATTACTCATTACTCATAAGTCTTACCGTCCTAAGTCCTTTTTATATTAATTCTTAGGAAAGCTTATCTCCATTTTCAATCCGTTCTTTCCATCCAGTTTGAAAGTGCCTTTGTATTCCATTGTCAATAATTTTATGGTTTCCATTCCGAAGGAATCC
The Aequorivita iocasae genome window above contains:
- a CDS encoding nuclear transport factor 2 family protein; amino-acid sequence: MTAKEDFLRKFNEAYAKSDTDFLIAHVTNDIEWTIYGDKTISGIQDFKTAVEKMKSQAKVVLKLDQIITHGKTAAVNGMIKMTGNGKTSTYAFADIYILSGFKNPKVKQMKSYLIKIGNDEK
- a CDS encoding VOC family protein, encoding MKNKVKTFWINLPVNDVKKSKEFFRKLGFSETERQPPNNEYAGFYLDERKTVLMLFPKERFAQFAGNPISDTHKGTEVFLNIDAPTREYVDEFATIVKEAGGTVYAAPTGVDGWMYLMGFIDLDGHRWGMLYMDNSKMPSE
- a CDS encoding VOC family protein; protein product: MKQQIFINLPVRDLDKSKAFYVSLGFTINQQFSDETGACVVISDTIFVMLLTHDKFKQFTPKEIADAHKTTEVLNALSVASKERVDELMELALNNGGTPNGQTQEYDFMYGRDFNDPDGHIWELFYMDMEKLPK
- a CDS encoding Fic family protein — translated: MNWKPQNLPYPQALESIKILKLLPEAHRALAELKGVAQSIPRQDILINTLAIQEAKDSSAVENIVTTHDEIYKASMGIENITSSKAKEVQNYIAAMKKGFALVASHNFLTLNHIKEIQGILENNNAGFRKVPGTTLKNQDTNQVVYTPPQSKDEIDRLMQNLETYINNPDLLPLDHLIKMAVFHFQFESIHPFYDGNGRTGRILNILYLIQYQLLEIPILYLSKYIIQHKNDYYRLLQQVRDDGQWEEYLCYMLTAVTVTAKDTLQKVKNIKAAMAQYKIILRSNYKFYSQDLLNHLFKQPYTKIEFLQHELNVSRITAANYLNQLAKDGHLTKHKIGRANYYVNASVLNALN
- a CDS encoding DUF6175 family protein, with translation MNLKNNFFFVISILLTLTAHSQVNTVQPSVMVVPLLKGDLSYSEEIKTKDELRIAISEVKNAFDQRGYTTKDFSTLLKSMERDEAAKDDNKTGLKEKLYQMAGTDIMVEVDLILYKSSSGNRMTIILAGNATDNGDALATVNCDSQLRVTNDFTSLSQIAIKNCLEPFLVTLNEKFGQIVENGQTLKLEIDISPNSNFTMESIVPAKNDELKYVIQDWLEESSYKNYVSYTSTENQIMVDSYKYPIRDPQTGRNNKAAQVERKIKEFFRSINVPVKAENPRSGIILITIQ
- a CDS encoding CsgG/HfaB family protein, which produces MKIKLLLILFFVMALKSWSQKTTVALLPFEKVASFPAESDAIYEKVKQAFIATNRFEIVDRKNFEKINSEKELQKTENFLNSDIVAQANAKGAEQLVTGRVIYVNYTKHATESSFYYDCNISFSLDVLDVETGQVIYSATLKPEDSFLNSVLKSSLGANSTPAKAFDNSLIRMQKYIDAFIENYFPIHTQILEIVETKKEEAKEVLLNVGTQTGTQKNDKYSVIEITTYDAGGKSIKREVEIGELKVIDVQGAEISSAKVSKGGEAILEKFQSNAKLLCKSKI
- a CDS encoding outer membrane beta-barrel protein, which gives rise to MGFINKLSLFSALFCITLVSAQFEKGDMVANFGIGVGGYYASGSGYATKIPPIELSGEYFIMENLSIGGFIGGTKSEYEYRLGQNDYETINYNYFNIGTVGNYHFVNQEKFDVYAGVRLGYVGLTLKYDDDEIDDDIIDELDGRSSGILAGAHVGGRYFFTDQFAANAELGYGIAILKIGASYKF
- a CDS encoding response regulator transcription factor; translation: MKPKAHILIVEDKAILYKRLSMALSEENYSVDGFTPSVEKALERIQNKIPDIALLDIDLEGEQTGIDLGKILSTSYNIPFIYVTDYDDNETFFEGLKTKHDNFLVKTKPHLDTQQVVRAIQTALHRNKNEKSLPTKEGLLCFTDYIENIKEQGTNQISQVPLPYSNIALITTNSTKLNESKTKLKNRPCYIKLRTNYTRLETWEKESYYLPASLAELASKLPVSFIRINESEIVNLSHPVLQGRINGSRLKIGEHICHISKTYKPEVEKRFELLYQKFR